A stretch of Tenrec ecaudatus isolate mTenEca1 chromosome 2, mTenEca1.hap1, whole genome shotgun sequence DNA encodes these proteins:
- the LOC142440308 gene encoding olfactory receptor 2T29-like has translation MGRRNLSASPDFTLLGLFADSQHPGFLVALVLLILMVALTGNSILILLIWAGTHLHTPMYFLLSQLSLMDLTLISTTVPKVAADFFTGHRSISRVGCGVQIFLYLMLGVAECVLLTLMAFDRYLAICSPLRYPVFMTPRVCLQMAASSWAAGVLVSLMHTMYAMHFSTCDSRKIHHFFCEVMALLKLSCEDTSTYEKVILVSGIVFLLIPFGLILTSYILIFLTVRHMNSLKGKNKALATCSSHLGVVSLYFGPAMIIYMTPGSSLPQEVDQHLFVFDVLITPTLNPLIYSLRNKEVIGALKKVLGRQLIIKQKR, from the coding sequence ATGGGGCGGAGAAACCTTTCCGCCAGCCCAGACTTCACTCTGCTAGGCCTCTTCGCTGACTCCCAGCATCCTGGTTTCCTTGTTGCCCTTGTCCTCCTGATTCTCATGGTGGCCCTCACTGGGAACTCCATCCTGATCTTGCTGATCTGGGCTGGTACCCACctgcacacccccatgtacttcctgctcagccagctctcccTCATGGACCTGACGCTCATCTCCACCACGGTCCCCAAGGTGGCGGCTGACTTCTTCACAGGACACAGAAGCATCTCTCGCGTTGGCTGTGGAGTCCAGATCTTCCTTTACCTGATGCTGGGAGTTGCCGAGTGTGTTCTCCTGACCCTCATGGCCTTCGACCGATACTTGGCCATCTGTAGCCCCCTGAGATACCCAGTCTTCATGACCCCCAGGGTCTGTCTGCAAATGGCTGCCAGCTCCTGGGCTGCAGGGGTTCTTGTCTCTCTGATGCACACCATGTATGCCATGCACTTTTCTACCTGTGACTCCAGGAAGATTCACCATTTTTTTTGTGAAGTCATGGCTCTTCTGAAGCTGTCTTGTGAGGACACTTCCACGTATGAGAAAGTAATATTGGTGTCAggcattgtttttcttcttatTCCTTTTGGGCTCATCCTGACTTCCTACATCCTCATCTTCCTCACTGTTCGCCACATGAACTCCCTTAAGGGCAAGAACAAAGCTCTGGCCACCTGCTCCTCTCACCTCGGTGTGGTaagcctctactttggtccaGCCATGATTATCTACATGACCCCAGGCTCCTCTCTTCCTCAAGAGGTAGACCAGCATCTCTTTGTTTTTGATGTTCTCATAACTCCTACGTTGAACCCCTTAATTTATAGTCTGAGAAATAAGGAGGTGATAGGGGCCTTGAAGAAAGTTTTGGGGAGACAGTTGATAATTAAACAGAAAAGGTGA